The DNA region CCATCAGAGGGTACAGTAAACATATAATCTCCTTGTTTTAAATCATGTGTTACATTCAGCTCATGGTCAACTAAATAAATATCATTATCTCTTAACACACCTTCAAAACGGTCAATACTTATAGTATAATTTACATCAGTTTCTTCAATATAGGTTTGGAATACCAACGGTACTTTTTTATCAAGGTCAAAATTGCCCAATGCTTGGATACCATATTTTAAAGTGTCTATTTTAGAATATAAATTCACCCATCCCTGGCTTATTTTAACACCGTCGTAACCCCAATCTACCCCATCAGTTGCAGTTGGAATAAACGCTACCAATATTTGACTGGCAGCACCACCTTTACTGCTCATTGCATTTAACCATACCCTATCTTTTTCATCTTCAGTAGCCTTTGTGCTTTTGGTATCTGTACCTCTAAATACTTGGGTACCAGCTTGAGTTCTCTCACGCATATCATCTGTAAAGGTTATTATACTGGCCGATGGTCTTGTTTGAATCATAAAACCTTGACCTGAAGCAATAATATTAGTAGGAGCATTAGCACCTGAGGGAGAAGGAGTGCCTACACCTCCACTTAAATTATATAAGGCATAATCATCACTGGTATATTGCTCTCCTGTTGTACTTCCGTTGTTAGGGGTTCTATGAGACCAAAACCAAAGAGAACCTGTTACCGATGCGATATTGTTCGAATTTAATATAAACTTATCTGCATTAATTGCTGAAGGATAAGGATTGCCTACTAAATTCAAATCGTCGAAGATATTTGCGTTTGGGTTATAGTGAATATGGGGGCTTCCAATTAAATCAACCGTAGTGGTATTAGGTACACCTGTAAAGGAAATTGTTGCAGTTCCTGGGTAACTTCCTGCCACTGGTCCTTGAGAAATATAGCCTTTACCAGGAATCATAATCTCCCCAGCTGCTGCTATCCATTCCCCTTTGGCTTCACTACCTCCGTTTGGGATATCATTATCTGCAGCCTGATTCCAGTAATATAACCTATCCTGATTATAAACACCTGGGGCAAAAACCGAAGATATGTTCTGACCAGCTACTGGAGAAGACCAATAGGTGTAGTCTTGCACATTATTTAAAGAAGTAGTGGTCTCTAGTTTAGTAATAGTTCCTGAAATTGTAACCGCATCACCTCCAAAATTATCTGGATCTAATGTATTAACCGTATATAAGCTTTCCTGATCTCCAATAACAACCGTTCCTGTATTCGTAAAACTTCTGTTTACTTCTACGTAATCGGTGGTACCATTATCCATATTAAGAGTACCCGTAACAGTTAAATCACAGGCTGAAATAGAGCCGTTCGAACCAGTATTGGTATATATACCACTAACAACCACCACTCTAGTTTTATCGGGTACGCCATTACTCCAAGAAGTTGTCCAAGTTGTAGTACCTGATTCTTGTGTTCCTAAAGCCATATTTGATTGACTATCAGCATTATTAACTTCTGCTAAGGATAATTCAAGATAATCATTAACTAACAATCCGCCAACACCACCAATTGTTACATCAAAAGTTCTTGTTGGCAATTCTGTAGTTCCGCAGCCTTTGATAAAGGCTTTATCCTGACCCCATGCTTGAGGAGTTCCACCAGATGGAACCATACCCATAATATCTATTCTTTCATTATAACAATTACCACCCGTTGAGGTAGATATTAAAATTACATCGTTCCCTGTAAACGTACATACATTTGTGGGTTGTACTATGGCTCCGCCTAAATTAGCAGGTAATGTTGCAGATGGGTTTCTATATAATCTTACTTGACCAGAGGTCATGGCATCTATGGGTATAAATTGTTGTGGTGGCAGTGTCTCAATATTACCATCAATAGTAGCGTTGGTATCTGTATATAAACATAGGTAATAAACGCCACCAGTTACAGGCAATGCAGATATATTTTTTACTTCAATCCATTGGTCATTAGCACCTGTACCCTCATAATACTGTGTAATAAGCAGTTGACCACTTGTAGCCACATCAGTAGCATTACCAGTAATATCAAAGTTATATGGATTTTTACCATTGGTAGTGTTGTTACTAATACTAATTTCAGCAACTTTTATACCTACAGTACTAGGATCGAAGCGAACCGTAAAGGTAGTGGTTGCATTTGGTGCTATTGGTGTGGTTGGGTTAGCAGTAACTGTAAAATCAGCAGCATCTGCTCCCGTAATATTAACTATTGGTGCTAAACTAGTTAAAACCAAATCATCAGTACCTGTATTTTCAATGGTAAATGTTCTTGAAAAACCACCCACTGTATTAATATCTACATCTCCAAAATCTGTACCATTAGTTAAGCTGGCAGCACTACCATCCGTAATAGGTTGGCCAAGACCACTCACTTCCATATCTGGTTCCGCCGGTGTTCCAACACCTTCTACTTCATAGAAAAAATCATATGTATCATCTGCAGCATCTATCAATATAAAAGAAGCGATATCTATTGGTGGAGGACTTGCGGGAGAAGTCGGTGCAAAAACAACATTAAATGTTACTGAATTACCGGCAGGTATTGTTAACGGAAAAGTTATTGCACCCAATGATACTGAAAAATCAGTACTACCAAAACCACTAGATATATTATCTATTATTAAATCAGCTGTTCCATCATTTTCAATTGTAAATTGTCTTGTAACACTTTCAACGTTAGCTACTGCCGTGCCAAAATGTGTATTGTCTCCAGGACTAGGGTTTGTTGATCCATTGATAATTTCCAAAGAATCATCTCCTGTTACTTTTATACTCGGGCTTGCTGCACCACCTGTACCTATTATCTCAAAGAAGTAACTTGTTGTCGGTCCAAATGGTGATGGAGCTGATCTAAATTCAACAATAGCAGTTTTAGGACCGCTTGTAATAGGATTGAAATTTACTACAAAAGATGATGTTGCCCCAATACCATTAACCGTAGATGGACCAGGTGAAAAGCTGGCAGAAAATTCGCTTGCATTAGCTCCAGTTATGTTTTGAAGAGCCAAGAATTGAGTCCCCCCTACTGTACTTGTAAATATAAATGTATTTTGTTGAGTACCACTAATTGCAACTGTTCCAAAATCAGTACCTTGTGCGGGCAGTGGAGTGTTTGCTGTCGGAAGAGCAGTAGTAGTAGTAATTGGTAACGCTGGGCTACCACCACTTATAGTTCCTTGTGCAGAAATAGTTCCTATTGCAATAACAGCAAAAAGAAGTGTACATAGTAATTTTTTCATCATTTTTTTATTAGTG from Aureibaculum sp. 2308TA14-22 includes:
- a CDS encoding choice-of-anchor D domain-containing protein, whose protein sequence is MMKKLLCTLLFAVIAIGTISAQGTISGGSPALPITTTTALPTANTPLPAQGTDFGTVAISGTQQNTFIFTSTVGGTQFLALQNITGANASEFSASFSPGPSTVNGIGATSSFVVNFNPITSGPKTAIVEFRSAPSPFGPTTSYFFEIIGTGGAASPSIKVTGDDSLEIINGSTNPSPGDNTHFGTAVANVESVTRQFTIENDGTADLIIDNISSGFGSTDFSVSLGAITFPLTIPAGNSVTFNVVFAPTSPASPPPIDIASFILIDAADDTYDFFYEVEGVGTPAEPDMEVSGLGQPITDGSAASLTNGTDFGDVDINTVGGFSRTFTIENTGTDDLVLTSLAPIVNITGADAADFTVTANPTTPIAPNATTTFTVRFDPSTVGIKVAEISISNNTTNGKNPYNFDITGNATDVATSGQLLITQYYEGTGANDQWIEVKNISALPVTGGVYYLCLYTDTNATIDGNIETLPPQQFIPIDAMTSGQVRLYRNPSATLPANLGGAIVQPTNVCTFTGNDVILISTSTGGNCYNERIDIMGMVPSGGTPQAWGQDKAFIKGCGTTELPTRTFDVTIGGVGGLLVNDYLELSLAEVNNADSQSNMALGTQESGTTTWTTSWSNGVPDKTRVVVVSGIYTNTGSNGSISACDLTVTGTLNMDNGTTDYVEVNRSFTNTGTVVIGDQESLYTVNTLDPDNFGGDAVTISGTITKLETTTSLNNVQDYTYWSSPVAGQNISSVFAPGVYNQDRLYYWNQAADNDIPNGGSEAKGEWIAAAGEIMIPGKGYISQGPVAGSYPGTATISFTGVPNTTTVDLIGSPHIHYNPNANIFDDLNLVGNPYPSAINADKFILNSNNIASVTGSLWFWSHRTPNNGSTTGEQYTSDDYALYNLSGGVGTPSPSGANAPTNIIASGQGFMIQTRPSASIITFTDDMRERTQAGTQVFRGTDTKSTKATEDEKDRVWLNAMSSKGGAASQILVAFIPTATDGVDWGYDGVKISQGWVNLYSKIDTLKYGIQALGNFDLDKKVPLVFQTYIEETDVNYTISIDRFEGVLRDNDIYLVDHELNVTHDLKQGDYMFTVPSDGEYGERFTLQFTKSTLGVDDLELHNDFVIVNENNALLVKSKSIISELKMYDITGRMLVNMLPNESEFRINTQNIRKGTVLILNTTFENGTELSKKAIKY